Sequence from the Pseudophaeobacter arcticus DSM 23566 genome:
GGGTGAGGTGCTTGACCGGGTGCTGCGCGCCGGTGCCAACCAGTTCCAGGGGCTGCGCTTTGATGTGGCGGATCACGCCAGTCTTCAGGACCAGATGCGCGCAAGTGCCGTTGCGGATGCCCGCCACAAGGCCGAACAACTGGCGGCGGCCGCCGGGGTCACCCTGGGGCCGGTTCGCACCATCACCGATCAGGATCATGGCGGTGGCCGTCCGATGATGGCAATGGAGATGTCCCGCAGCGGCGCCATGCCGATCGAAGCGGGCGAGCTGAGCTTTTCGCACAATGTGCAGGTGGTGTTTGACCTGGTGGTGCCAAACGAATAACTGCGGCTATGCCAGATTTTCAATCCAATAAGGCCGGGTAAACACCCGGCCTTATTGTTGTTTTCAAAGTTCGGCCTTTGGGGTCAGCTGCTAGCCTTGGCCAGGGCCTGGTCCAGATCGCGGATCAGATCGGCAGAATCTTCGAGACCGATGGAAATCCGCACCACATTGGCGCCCGCGCCTGCGGCCTCCTGCTGTTCGGGGGACAGCTGACGGTGGGTGGTGGAGGCCGAGTGAATGATCAGCGAGCGGGTGTCGCCAAGGTTGGCCACATGGCTGAAGATCTCCAGCGAATCCACCAGTTTGATGCAGGCGTCATAGCCGCCCTTTACCGCAAAGGTGAACAGGCCACCGGCACCTTTGGGGTAGTTCGCCTGAGCGCGCTCATAATAGGGCGAGCTTTCCAGACCGGCGTAGGTCACATAATCAACCCGGTCGTCCTGTTCCAGCCAGCTGGCAACGGTCATCGCGTTTTCGCAGTGGCGCTGCATCCGCAGGGACAGGGTTTCAACCCCCATCAGGGTGTAATGTGCCGCCTGTGGGTTCATCGTCATGCCCAGATCCCGCAGCCCAATGGCAATGCCATGGAAGGTAAAGGCCAGACCGCCAAAGGTCTCGTGGAATTTGAGCCCATGATAGGCAGGTTCAGGGGCTGAAAGGGAGGGGAATTTGTCGCTGGCGGACCAGTCGAACTTGCCGCTGTCGATCACTGCGCCGCCAGTAACGGTGCCGTTCCCGGTGAGATATTTGGTGGTGGAATGCACAACCAGAGTGGCGCCTTTGGCAATGGGGTTGCACAGATAGGGCGTCGCGGTGGTGTTGTCGACGATGAGCGGCACACCAGCGGCATCTGTCACATCGGCCAGCGCCCGCACATCGGTGACATAGCCACCGGGGTTGGCGATGGATTCGCAGAACACCGCGCGGGTGTTTTCGTCGATGGCTGCCGCGACGGCGTCTATGTCATCGGTATCGACAAATTTGGCCGACCAGCCAAAGCGTTTGATGGTCTGGCTGAACTGGGTGATGGTGCCACCATATAGCCGGGTCGAGGCAACCACATTGCAGCCAGGCGCCATCAGCGGGAACAGCGCCATGATCTGGGCCGCATGACCTGAAGAGCAGCATACTGCGCCAACGCCACCTTCAAGTGTGGCCAGGCGTTCTTGCAGCACGGCGACTGTGGGGTTGGTCAGGCGCGAGTAGATAAAGCCAACTTCCTGCAGGTTAAACAGGGCGGCGGCGTGATCGGCATCGCGAAAGACATAGCCGGTGGTCTGGTAGATCGGTGTTTGCCGCGCGCCGGTTGCCGGGTCTGGTTTGGCGCCTGCGTGGATCTGCAATGTGTCAAAGCCGTAGGCTGGTGCATCACTCATTTTGTCTTCTCCCTGTTGGAAACTCTTGGCAAATGTGTAGGACAGCTTGCCCGCGGGTACAACGTGGGCGTTGCATTTCGGAACAGCATTGCCAGGGACAGGGCCGGGAAGAGGAGATTTTCCCAATGCGGCCTTTGGTATTTGTCCGGAAGCGACAGCGAAACAGGAACAAAAACCCCAATGCGTTAAGGGCGGCGGCTGGCTGGCTGAAGGGCAGGGCAGT
This genomic interval carries:
- a CDS encoding O-acetylhomoserine aminocarboxypropyltransferase/cysteine synthase family protein gives rise to the protein MSDAPAYGFDTLQIHAGAKPDPATGARQTPIYQTTGYVFRDADHAAALFNLQEVGFIYSRLTNPTVAVLQERLATLEGGVGAVCCSSGHAAQIMALFPLMAPGCNVVASTRLYGGTITQFSQTIKRFGWSAKFVDTDDIDAVAAAIDENTRAVFCESIANPGGYVTDVRALADVTDAAGVPLIVDNTTATPYLCNPIAKGATLVVHSTTKYLTGNGTVTGGAVIDSGKFDWSASDKFPSLSAPEPAYHGLKFHETFGGLAFTFHGIAIGLRDLGMTMNPQAAHYTLMGVETLSLRMQRHCENAMTVASWLEQDDRVDYVTYAGLESSPYYERAQANYPKGAGGLFTFAVKGGYDACIKLVDSLEIFSHVANLGDTRSLIIHSASTTHRQLSPEQQEAAGAGANVVRISIGLEDSADLIRDLDQALAKASS